A genomic segment from Salvia splendens isolate huo1 chromosome 13, SspV2, whole genome shotgun sequence encodes:
- the LOC121761977 gene encoding exportin-4-like, with translation MMAQSFPQNTEAADMAQLQATMQAVELACSSIQMHANPAAAEATLLSLCQSPRPYRTCQFILENSQLPLARFQAAGAIRDAGIREWGFLETDDRRGLISFCLCFIMKHANLPEGYVIAKVASVAAQLLKRGWLDFTALEKEAFFLEVKQAVDGTHGLAVQYSGISFLESLVSEFSPSTSTAMGLPREFHEQCLMSLEHDYLKVFYSWVQHAAFNVSNRIIEADSEVPEVKVCSSALRLMLQILNWDFRGKNAIDSSKRGMDLFQSVMKQENSRRTECILVQPGPAWRDLLISSGHVGWLSNFYTALRQKFSSEGFWIDCPLAVSARKLLVQFLSLTGAIFPSDSGNTQKQHLLQLLAGIVQWMEPPDAVTQAIKLGKSDSELLDGCRALLSIATVTTPLIFDELLKSLRPYGTLTLLSALMREVYKDLTENQTDDETWSWVARDILLDTWTTLLQQLEVSGQNNMLPSEGISAAANLFELIVESELKGASASAFSDDDDAPNYAQASIAAMDERLSSYALIARAALGSTIPFLTKCFSERIMMLHQGRGIRDPTETLEELYSLLLIFGHVLADEGQGETPLVPKEIESHYTNILEVDKHPVVALCSTVIAFAEQSLDPEMRASFFSPRLMEAVVWFLARWMSTYLLIHDGSGEKHSKNALISFYGETNHGKVVLDTIIRISSSTFVSYPGEKDLQALTCYQLLHSLVKRRNIINHLVNLDSWRDLVNAFCNERALLSLNAAHQRSLAQTLALSALGIKNSEASNEFIRSLTNHMTAYLVELSSKHDLKSIALQPDIILLVSCLFERLRGVARVSEPRIQKAIYEMGFSVMNPVLIFLQAYKDEFVVVYQLLKFATDWVESQISYLEAKETAAMVDFCMRLLQLYSSHNIGKISVGLSNSLRNEADVEKYKDLRALLQLLSNLCSKDMVDFASEPIETYGTNISQVVYTGLHIVTPLITPDQLKFPKLCQCYFSLLSHMLEVYPEIIVQLNVDAFSHILGTLDFGLHHQDIEVVDLCLRSIKALASHHYKDRVSGKIGLGSHASSYKDPEGNIREGILSQFLRSLLKLLLFDDYSVDLVGPAADALLPLILCEQSTYQSLANELIERQRIPTFRSRLTNAIQALTTSNNLSTTLDRLNHQKFRKNLHSFLIEVRGFLRTV, from the exons ATGATGGCTCAAAGCTTTCCGCAGAACACAGAAGCAGCGGATATGGCTCAGCTTCAAGCTACCATGCAAGCTGTTGAACTCGCCTGCAGTTCTATTCAG ATGCATGCCAATCCAGCTGCTGCTGAAGCAACTCTATTATCACTATGCCAATCTCCTCGTCCATACCGGACATGCCAATTTATTCTAG AAAACTCTCAGCTGCCCCTTGCAAGGTTTCAGGCTGCAGGAGCAATTAGGGATGCAGGAATACGGGAATGGGGATTCCTTGAGACAGATGACAGAAGAGGATTAATTAG TTTCTGCTTATGCTTTATAATGAAGCATGCCAATTTACCAGAGGGTTATGTTATAGCAAAGGTTGCATCAGTGGCTGCGCAGTTGTTGAAAAGGGGATG GCTTGATTTTACAGCTTTGGAAAAGGAGGCATTCTTCCTTGAG GTGAAACAAGCTGTTGATGGAACCCATGGCTTGGCTGTGCAATATTCTGGAATCAGTTTTCTGGAATCATTG GTGTCAGAGTTTTCACCCTCTACATCTACTGCTATGGGCCTTCCTAGAGAATTTCATGAGCAGTGCCTAATGTCGTTAGAGCATGACTACCTGAAG GTATTCTACAGTTGGGTACAACATGCTGCTTTCAATGTGTCAAATAGAATTATTGAAGCTGACTCTGAAGTTCCTGAAGTTAAAGTCTGTTCATCGGCACTACGTTTGATGCTTCAAATCCTAAATTGGGACTTCCGAGGCAAGAATGCTATTGACAGCTCAAAAAGGGGGATGGATTTGTTCCAGAGCGTGATGAAGCAAGAAAATTCTAGAAGGACTGAATGCATTTTAGTCCAG CCTGGTCCTGCCTGGCGTGACCTGTTGATTTCAAGTGGTCATGTTGGATGGCTTTCAAACTTCTATACTGCTCTGAGGCAAAAGTTCTCCAGTGAAGGTTTCTGGATCGACTGCCCTCTTGCAGTTTCTGCTCGAAAACTTTTGGTGcagtttctctctctcacagGAGCAATCTTTCCATCTG acAGCGGAAACACACAAAAGCAGCACCTTCTGCAACTATTGGCCGGGATTGTACAGTGGATGGAACCTCCAGATGCAGTTACACAGGCaataaaattgggaaaaagtGATAG TGAACTGCTGGATGGTTGCCGTGCACTTTTGTCGATAGCAACTGTGACTACCCCACTCATATTTGATGAGCTACTGAAATCTTTGAG GCCTTATGGAACTCTCACTCTATTATCTGCCCTGATGCGTGAAGTCTACAAAGACCTAACAGAAAATCAAACAGATGATGAAACATGGAGCTGGGTAGCACGTGATATTTTACTAGATACTTGGACGACCCTTCTCCAG CAATTGGAGGTTAGTGGACAAAATAATATGCTTCCATCTGAAGGCATTAGCGCTGCAGCCAATCTTTTTGAATTGATTGTGGAATCTGAATTAAAGG GTGCTTCTGCATCCGCCTTCAGTGATGATGACGATGCACCTAATTATGCTCAGGCTTCGATCGCTG CTATGGATGAAAGATTGAGCTCCTATGCTCTTATTGCTAGAGCAGCTCTGGGGTCCACAATCCCTTTTCTCACCAAATGTTTCTCTGAGCGTATTATGATGCTTCATCAG GGCAGGGGCATAAGGGATCCAACTGAAACTTTGGAAgaactttactctctcttactcaTTTTTGGGCATGTTTTGGCTGACGAAGGACAGGGTGAAACTCCTTTG GTGCCAAAGGAGATAGAAAGTCATTATACTAACATATTGGAGGTGGATAAACACCCAGTTGTAGCACTTTGTAG CACAGTTATAGCGTTTGCTGAGCAAAGTTTAGATCCAGAAATGAGAGCATCCTTTTTTAGTCCTCGTCTCATGGAG GCAGTTGTGTGGTTCCTCGCGCGATGGATGTCAACGTACCTCCTGATACATGATGGATCTGGAGAAAAACACTCCAAAAATGCATTGATTAGTTTCTATGGAGAAACTAATCATGGGAAGGTTGTTCTAGATACTATCATTCGCATCTCTTCAAGCACATTTGTTTCTTATCCCGGGGAGAAGGACTTGCAG GCACTCACATGTTACCAGTTGCTTCATTCACTTGTAAAGCGAAGGAATATTATTAATCATCTTGTCAACTTG GATTCTTGGCGTGATTTAGTAAATGCTTTCTGCAATGAACGAGCTCTGTTGTCATTAAATGCAGCTCACCAG cGGTCCCTTGCTCAGACACTTGCCCTTTCAGCTTTAGGTATTAAAAATTCTGAGGCATCAAATGA GTTCATAAGAAGTCTTACAAACCATATGACAGCTTACCTGGTGGAACTGTCAAGCAAGCATGATCTCAAAAGCATTGCTCTGCAGCCTGATATCATTTTGTTG GTTAGTTGCTTGTTTGAGCGACTTCGGGGAGTTGCCAGGGTTTCAGAACCTCGTATACAGAAGGCAATTTATGAAATGGGATTCTCTGTTATGAATCCCGTTCTGATATTTCTTCAAGCATACAAAGATGAG TTTGTAGTTGTCTACCAATTGCTTAAATTTGCCACTGATTGGGTGGAAAGCCAAATTAGCTACTTAGAGGCTAAAGAAACTGCTGCCATGGTTGACTTCTGTATGCGTTTGCTTCAGCTATACTCATCTCATAACATTGGCAAG ATATCGGTTGGCCTTTCAAACAGCTTACGCAATGAAGCAGATGTGGAGAAATATAAGGATTTGAGGGCGCTTTTACAACTTCTCTCAAATCTATGCTCAAAAGATATG GTTGACTTTGCATCCGAACCCATTGAGACTTATGGTACAAATATTTCTCAG GTCGTATATACGGGTCTACACATAGTAACTCCTCTGATAACTCCGGACCAGCTTAAATTTCCTAAACTTTGCCAGTGT TACTTTTCTCTGCTATCACATATGCTGGAGGTATATCCTGAAATAATCGTGCAGCTAAACGTTGATGCCTTCAGTCACATACTTGGAACTCTTGATTTCGGTCTTCATCATCAG GATATTGAAGTGGTGGATCTGTGTCTAAGATCTATAAAAGCACTTGCATCCCACCATTACAAGGACAGAGTTTCTGGTAAAATTGGTCTCGGATCGCACGCTTCCAGTTACAAGGACCCTGAGGGAAATATTCGTGAAGGGATCCTCAGCCAGTTCCTTCGCTCACTGCTGAAACTTCTTCTTTTCGACGATTACAG CGTTGATCTCGTGGGCCCAGCAGCTGATGCACTCCTACCATTGATACTCTGTGAACAGAGTACTTATCAG agtTTAGCGAACGAGTTGATAGAAAGGCAGAGGATTCCAACATTCAGATCACGGTTAACCAATGCCATCCAGGCGCTCACAACTTCCAATAATCTCTCTACAACACTTGATCGACTAAACCACCAGAAGTTCAGAAAAAA